Proteins co-encoded in one Halorussus lipolyticus genomic window:
- a CDS encoding NADH-quinone oxidoreductase subunit J — protein MAYELLTFGLFALVTIASSLGVVLVQDVWQSALLLGVALLSVAVHYVMLQAEFLAAMQVLVYVGGVLILITFAVMLTRQATTEEEVSRI, from the coding sequence ATGGCATACGAACTACTCACGTTCGGGCTGTTCGCTCTCGTAACGATAGCGAGCAGTCTGGGCGTCGTCCTGGTGCAGGACGTGTGGCAGTCAGCGTTACTGCTGGGTGTCGCGCTACTCTCCGTCGCGGTTCATTACGTGATGTTACAGGCGGAGTTCCTCGCGGCGATGCAGGTCCTCGTCTACGTTGGCGGGGTTCTCATCCTCATCACGTTCGCCGTGATGCTGACGCGCCAGGCTACGACCGAAGAGGAGGTATCGAGAATATGA
- a CDS encoding NADH-quinone oxidoreductase subunit J has protein sequence MNTDDNKKWPGVAALGLFAVMAWVFLGAEFGEAASGFAGDAGVTASIGYAMFNIAADNAIASEGFLIPFEIIDLVLVAALVGAVMLARRDEGGTITSALRAHSDESQPSEVVADGGREQGGDQ, from the coding sequence ATGAATACAGACGACAACAAGAAGTGGCCCGGCGTGGCCGCGCTCGGACTGTTCGCGGTGATGGCGTGGGTTTTCCTCGGTGCCGAGTTCGGCGAGGCCGCGTCCGGATTCGCGGGTGACGCGGGCGTCACTGCTAGCATCGGCTACGCGATGTTCAACATCGCGGCGGACAACGCCATTGCGAGCGAAGGGTTCCTGATTCCCTTCGAAATCATCGACCTCGTGCTGGTCGCCGCACTCGTCGGCGCGGTCATGCTGGCCCGCCGCGACGAGGGCGGCACGATTACGTCGGCTCTGCGGGCCCACTCCGACGAATCCCAACCGAGCGAGGTTGTCGCCGACGGCGGCAGAGAGCAGGGAGGTGACCAGTAG
- the nuoK gene encoding NADH-quinone oxidoreductase subunit NuoK yields MVPIEYYLLLSAAVFCIGVFGILTRRNALLFLMSVELMLNAANINLVAFSRFHGNLTGQTFSLFTLALAAAEVAVGIGIILVLYRNFKDVDVTEATTMRW; encoded by the coding sequence ATGGTACCGATAGAGTACTATCTCCTGCTGTCGGCCGCAGTCTTCTGCATCGGCGTGTTCGGCATCCTGACCCGCCGGAACGCACTGCTGTTCCTGATGAGCGTCGAGCTAATGCTGAACGCGGCGAACATCAACCTCGTCGCGTTCTCGCGGTTCCACGGCAACCTGACGGGACAGACGTTCAGCCTGTTCACGCTGGCACTGGCGGCCGCAGAGGTCGCGGTCGGTATCGGCATCATCCTCGTCCTGTATCGCAACTTCAAGGACGTGGACGTAACCGAAGCGACTACGATGAGGTGGTAA
- the nuoL gene encoding NADH-quinone oxidoreductase subunit L — protein MAALPFELTPAIAALPFVSFLIALFVGAFAPRLLPKGGAIPGILATGGSLVLSLWVMLTVSGGETYHEYVTWVAGAGEATFDLHLGVLVDPLSAMMLVIVSLVAFLVHIFSLGYMNDEDEDGLPRYYAGLGLFTASMMSFVFADNLLMAFMFFELVGLCSWLLIGFWFTDDAPPSAAKKAFLVTRFGDYFFLVGLVGVFATFGTSMFIGSESLESFPHIAEQVLAGEGAAEVTTYLGLDPQAWFAVLGLLILGGVVGKSAQFPLHTWLPDAMEGPTPVSALIHAATMVAAGVYLVARIYGFYALLPQVLAFIAFVGGFTALFAATMGVVKREIKQVLAYSTISQYGYMMLGLGAGGYVASTFHLMTHAFFKALLFLGAGSVIIAMHHNEDMWDMGGLKDRMPVTYYTFLSGSLALAGIVPFAGFWSKDEILYEALVHGLNTPLLLAAYVMGLLAVFFTGFYTFRMVALTFHGEPRSDTARNPHDVRWNVKGPLAVLGVLAAVTGVVNMLPVQKVLGVKGIDFLHQWLDSGPEALSAHHYSKLLHDFAHYSAGTIGSEVTTVLLGAGLSLALALAGAGLAWKLYAVPDPEEHTDKLGGAKTVLFNNYYQDEYQVWLAEGFTLPLARAADKFDQGVIDGVVNGVSSVSLFGGDRIKRVQTGVVSNYAFLLTASFVVLLLVIGLMGGWF, from the coding sequence ATGGCAGCACTCCCCTTCGAACTGACTCCGGCCATCGCGGCCCTCCCGTTCGTATCGTTCCTAATCGCGTTGTTCGTCGGTGCGTTCGCCCCGCGACTGCTCCCCAAGGGCGGCGCGATTCCCGGCATCCTCGCCACGGGTGGCTCGCTTGTGCTGTCGCTGTGGGTGATGCTCACGGTGTCGGGCGGCGAGACCTACCACGAGTACGTCACGTGGGTTGCAGGCGCTGGCGAAGCGACCTTCGACCTGCATCTGGGCGTCCTCGTGGACCCGCTGTCGGCGATGATGCTCGTCATCGTCTCGCTGGTGGCCTTCTTGGTCCACATCTTCAGCCTCGGGTACATGAACGACGAGGACGAAGACGGTCTGCCGCGGTACTACGCCGGTCTCGGCCTGTTCACCGCGAGCATGATGTCGTTCGTCTTCGCGGACAACCTGCTGATGGCGTTCATGTTCTTCGAGCTGGTGGGCCTGTGTTCGTGGCTCCTCATCGGCTTCTGGTTCACGGACGACGCGCCGCCGAGCGCCGCGAAGAAGGCGTTCCTCGTCACCCGCTTCGGTGACTACTTCTTCCTCGTCGGCCTCGTCGGCGTCTTCGCCACCTTCGGCACGTCGATGTTCATCGGTAGCGAGAGCCTCGAATCGTTCCCCCACATCGCCGAGCAAGTCCTCGCCGGTGAGGGCGCGGCCGAGGTGACGACCTACCTCGGTCTCGACCCGCAGGCGTGGTTCGCGGTCCTCGGACTCCTCATCCTCGGCGGCGTCGTCGGCAAGTCCGCGCAGTTCCCCCTGCACACGTGGCTTCCCGACGCCATGGAGGGTCCGACCCCCGTTTCCGCACTGATTCACGCGGCGACGATGGTCGCGGCGGGCGTCTACCTCGTCGCGCGAATCTACGGATTCTACGCCCTGCTTCCGCAGGTACTCGCGTTCATCGCGTTCGTCGGCGGCTTCACGGCGCTGTTCGCCGCCACGATGGGCGTCGTCAAGCGCGAAATCAAGCAGGTGCTGGCGTACTCGACCATCTCCCAGTACGGCTACATGATGCTCGGACTGGGCGCTGGCGGCTACGTCGCATCGACTTTCCACCTGATGACCCACGCCTTCTTCAAGGCGCTGTTGTTCCTCGGTGCAGGGTCGGTCATCATCGCAATGCACCACAACGAGGACATGTGGGACATGGGCGGTCTCAAAGACCGGATGCCCGTGACCTACTACACCTTCCTCTCCGGGTCGCTCGCGCTGGCGGGCATCGTCCCGTTCGCGGGCTTCTGGTCGAAGGACGAGATTCTCTACGAGGCGCTCGTCCACGGCCTGAACACGCCGCTTCTGCTCGCGGCCTACGTGATGGGCCTGCTGGCGGTGTTCTTCACCGGGTTCTACACCTTCCGGATGGTCGCGCTGACCTTCCACGGTGAGCCTCGGTCCGACACCGCGCGCAACCCCCACGACGTTCGCTGGAACGTCAAGGGACCGCTCGCGGTCCTCGGCGTCCTCGCGGCGGTCACAGGCGTCGTCAACATGCTCCCGGTGCAGAAGGTCCTCGGCGTGAAGGGCATCGACTTCCTGCACCAGTGGCTCGACAGCGGTCCCGAAGCCCTGTCGGCCCACCACTACAGCAAACTCCTCCACGACTTCGCCCACTACTCGGCGGGCACCATCGGTTCGGAGGTCACGACGGTCCTGCTGGGTGCGGGCCTCTCGCTGGCCCTCGCACTTGCCGGTGCGGGCCTCGCATGGAAGCTCTACGCCGTCCCGGACCCCGAGGAGCACACCGACAAACTCGGTGGTGCGAAGACGGTGCTGTTCAACAACTACTATCAGGACGAGTATCAGGTCTGGCTCGCGGAAGGGTTCACCCTGCCGCTGGCTCGCGCCGCGGACAAGTTCGACCAAGGCGTCATCGACGGCGTGGTCAACGGCGTCTCCAGCGTGAGCCTGTTCGGTGGCGACCGCATCAAGCGCGTTCAGACCGGCGTGGTGTCGAACTACGCCTTCCTGCTGACGGCGAGCTTCGTCGTCCTACTGCTCGTCATCGGTCTCATGGG